From the genome of Streptomyces puniciscabiei:
GGAGCTCCACCGTCGCGGTGGCCCGTGGGTCACGGAGGCGGGATCCACGGGCCGGCACCCGGGCGGCGAGTTCGGCCTGGGGATCGAACTCAAGTGACGTCAGGGGACGTTCCAGGCGGAGATGCACGGCTGCCCGTCCTCAGTCGCCAGGAAACCGAGCGTGCCCGGATGCGGATGGCCGAGCAGCCGGGCGGCGGACGCGTCGAGGCCGAGCCAGCGCACGGCGAGCACGCGCGCCAGATGGCCGTGGGCGACGACCGCGACATCGCCGTCGTCGAGCAGCGGCCGGATCCGGTCCAGCACCGCGTCCGTGCGCGCGGCCACCTGCGAAAGCTGCTCGCCGGGATGGTCGGCGTCACCGGGCACGACGCCGTCCCGCCACAGCTCCCAGCCGGGCCTCACCTCCCGGATCTGTTCCGCGGTCAGGCCCTCGTAGCCGCCGTAGTCCCATTCCAGCAGGTCGGGATCCGGCTTGACTCCGGTCAGGCCCGCCAGCTCGGCGGTCCGCATGGCCCGGCCCAGCGGACTGCTGAGGACGGCGACCGGACGGCGTCGGGCCAGCCTGGCAGCGAGCGCCCTGGCCGCGGCCTCACCGGCGGCGGTCAGCGGCACGTCGGTACGCCCGGCGTGCCGGCCCGACAGGCTCCATTCGGTCTGGCCGTGCCTGATCACTGTCAACTCCCCCATGATCGGCACGGTAGCGCATGATCGGGACCTGTCACCGGCAAAAGTTAGTGGAATATTGAACAAGTGCGTTCCGTTGTGGCCACCGAAGGAGGTCACGAGTGGAGACGCAGGTGGAGACCACGTACTACGACCACGGCACCCCCGCCGAGCGCTGGGACCGAGCGCAGCGGTTCTTCGACGCCAAGGACTACGCGGGCGCGGCACGGGTGCTGACCGGGCTGGTCGAGGAGGTGCCGGAGCAGACCGGACCCCGGCTGCTGCTCGCCCGCGCCTACTACCACTCGGCCCAACTGAGCCGCGCCGAGGCGGAATTGAGGCGCATCGTCGAGCGTGACCCGGTGGAGCAGTACGCCCGGCTGATGCTGGGCCGCACCCTCCAGCGGCAGGCCCGGCAGGAGGAGGCGGAGCGGCACCTGCGGATCGCCTCGGCGCTCGCCGGGGGCTTCCCGCAGGAGTGAGCCACGGGGCGAGGGCCCGGTTCCCGGCAGGGGGGCCGGGCCCTCGGCATGTCTCATGCGGACGGCCGTACCGTGCGGTGGACCACGCGGTGCACGAAGAAGCAGGTGATCCGCCAGTCGGGCGGGACAGGGGCGGCCGCCTCGCAGGCGCGGCGGTGTTCGATCCGGGCCAGCTCGGCGGTCGGGCGAACCGGCACCAGCCGACGCAGTGGGGGCCGTCGTCCACAAGGGCCGCGTGTGTCCTGCCCTCGCGGACCCGCGCCTCCTTGTCCGTCCGGTTCTGCTCGGGCGTCCTGGTGCGGCCCACGCCCTCCGCGTGGAACGCCCTGCACCATCAGCCGCCCCGGGCCCCGTCGTGCTCCGCCACCAGCCGGGCGAAGCCGGGCCAGGTGTCCGGGATCAGGGACCGTACGGAGAACGACGTCTTCCTCTCCTCGATGTCGGAGCGTCGAGCAGGGCGCGCGGCACCCGTTCGTCGTCGGGCGGCAGGGCGGTGACGAAGCCGGCGAGAACCGCCTCACGGTCCCGCCCGCCGTCCAGCAGGCGGCGCAATGCGCAGGGTGGCGAGGCGGCCCACGTCGGCGGTCGGCGTCCACGGGAAGGAGCGGCCCCGGCGTGCACGGGCGACGACCTCCTTGGCCGGCAGCCGGGTCAGGACGGTGACGACGGTAGTGGGGGCGAGCTCCCCGCCGAGGCGCTGCGGCACCCAGGCCGCGGTGACCGGGCCGTCCGCCTAGTGCAGCGCGCCGAGGACCCGGCCCTCCAGCTCGCCCTGGCCGCGCCGTCGGGCGCGGCCGCCCTCCCGCGGCGCGTCCCGTTCTCCCTCTCGTGCAGCTCTGTTCGTCTCCTGGGCGCCGGAGCCGGCGCCGGCCTGTGGGAACACTCTGCTTCACGGCGTCATGGCCAGGATGCGCCCGTCGGCGGCCGGGCGGCATGGCATGCTGACGCGATGGCCCCTCTCCGTGATCACGCACCGCTCGCCGAGCGGGTCGAGGAACTCCTCGCCGCCGGCGGCCCCTTGCCCATCGTCGCCGCCGGGCAGCCGGTGCTGCGGCGCGGTACCGAGCCGTACGACGGTCAGCTCGGTCCCGCCCTGCTGGCCCGCTTCGTCGAGGCCCTGCGCGTCACCATGCACGCCGCGCCCGGGGTGGGCCTCGCCGCCCCACAGGTCGGCGTGGCGCTCAGGATCGCGGTCATCGAGGATCCGGCGCCGGTGCCCGAGGAGGTCGCCGTGGCCCGGGGCCGGGTGCCGCAGCCGTTCCGGGTCCTGGTCAACCCGGTGTACGAGCCGGCCGGCACCGCTCGTGCCGCGTTCTACGAGGGCTGCCTGAGCGTGCCGGGCTGGCAGGCGGTGGTGGCCCGGCACGCCGAGGTGCGGCTGCGCGCCGAGGACGAGCAGGGGCGCGCGGTGGACGAGGTGTGCACCGGGTGGCCCGCCCGGATCGTCCAGCACGAGACGGACCACCTGGACGGCACCCTCTATCTGGACCGCGCCGAACTGCGCTCGCTGTCCACGAACGAGGCGGTCGCCGCCCTGTGGAACCGGCCGACACCGGAGGCGGCGGCGGAGGCGCTCGGCTTCGAACTGCCGTAACGTCCTTCCACCGTCAACTTCCTTCCGCCGTCGGTCATTTGTCGCGGTAGACCTCCAGCAGCCGCAGCCACACCTCGCTCAGCGTCGGGTACGACGGGACGGCGTGCCACAGGCGGCCGACCGGGACGCGGCCGGCGACGGCGACGGTCGCCGAGTGGATGAGCTCGCCGACGCCGGGGCCGACGAAGGTGACGCCGCGCAGGATCTCGTCCTCGAGGTCGACCACCATGCGGGCGCGGCCCTTGTAGCCGTCGCCGTACAGGCCCGCGCCCGCGACGGCGGAGAACTCGACGTCGACGGCGCGGACGCGGTGGCCGGCCTGTTCGGCCTCGGCGAGGGAGAGGCCGACCGCGGCGGCCTCGGGGTCGGTGAACACCACCTGGGGTACGGCGTGGTGGTCGGCGGTGGCCACGTGCGCGCCCCAGGACTCGGCCAGCAGCGGGTCGCCGGCCGCGCGGGCGGCGATGGCGGCGCCCGCGATGCGGGCCTGGTACTTGCCCTGGTGAGTGAGGAGGGCCCGGTGGTTGACGTCACCGACCGCGTACAGCCAGTCGGTGCCGGTGACCCGGAGGGTGTCGTCGACGTCCAGCCAGGATCCGGGTTCCAGGCCGACGGTGTCGAGGCCGATGTCGTCGGTGTGCGGGACGCGGCCGGTGGCGAAGAGGATCTCGTCGGCCTCGACCCGGTCGCCGGCGGCGGTGACGGCCACGACCGTGCCGTTCTCGCGGGTGACGGACTCCACGGAGGTGCCGGTGCGGACGTCGGCGCCCGCCTGGGTGAGCGCCTCGGCGACCAGTTCCCCGGCGAACGGCTCCATCCGGTTCAGCAGGCCCTTGCCGCGCACCAGCAGGGTGACCCGGGAGCCGAGGGCCTGCCAGGCGGTGGCCATCTCGGTGGCGACGACACCGCCGCCGACGACGATCAGCCGGCCGGGGGCGGCCTCGGCGCTGGTGGCCTCGCGGCTGGTCCAGGGCTTCACTTCGGCGAGGCCGGGCAGGTCGGGCAGCTGGGCACGGGTGCCGGTGGCGACGGCGACGGCGTGCCGGGCGGTGAGAGTGGTGACAGTGCCGTCGGGGGCGGTCACGGTGACCGTGCGTGGGCCGGCGAGACGCCCGTGGCCGCGGTACAGATCGGCGCCGATGCCGTCCAGCCAGCCGACCTGGCCGTCGTCCTTCCAGTGGGAGGTGTACTCGTCCCGGCGGGCGAGGACGGCCGGGGTGTCGAGCGGGCCCTGGACCGCCCGGTCGAGGCCGGGCAGCCGGCGGGCGTCCGCCTGGGCGATGACCGGCCGCAGCAGGGCCTTGCTGGGCATGCACGCCCAGTACGAGCACTCGCCGCCGACCAGTTCGCTCTCCACGACCGCGGTGGTGAGACCTGCCGCGCGGGTGCGGTCGGCGACGTTCTCCCCCACGGGACCCGCCCCGAGCACCACGACGTCGTACGCGATGGATTCCGTTTCCCTCGTTTCCGTCATGAGGTCAGTCTGGTGGGTGGTGTGCGCGACGGCCACATGGGTACGCGCGCCGAACACAGACGTGCGCGTGTGGAATAGGCGGTCCGGCGGCCGTGTTTCCGCCGTCGGCACACCCCCACCCCAGGAAGAGGGACTCACGCCATGAGCAGCACCGTGGAGCTGACCAAGGACAACTTCGACCAGACGGTCACCGACAACGACTTCGTGCTGATCGACTTCTGGGCCGCCTGGTGCGG
Proteins encoded in this window:
- a CDS encoding dihydrolipoyl dehydrogenase family protein, which gives rise to MTETRETESIAYDVVVLGAGPVGENVADRTRAAGLTTAVVESELVGGECSYWACMPSKALLRPVIAQADARRLPGLDRAVQGPLDTPAVLARRDEYTSHWKDDGQVGWLDGIGADLYRGHGRLAGPRTVTVTAPDGTVTTLTARHAVAVATGTRAQLPDLPGLAEVKPWTSREATSAEAAPGRLIVVGGGVVATEMATAWQALGSRVTLLVRGKGLLNRMEPFAGELVAEALTQAGADVRTGTSVESVTRENGTVVAVTAAGDRVEADEILFATGRVPHTDDIGLDTVGLEPGSWLDVDDTLRVTGTDWLYAVGDVNHRALLTHQGKYQARIAGAAIAARAAGDPLLAESWGAHVATADHHAVPQVVFTDPEAAAVGLSLAEAEQAGHRVRAVDVEFSAVAGAGLYGDGYKGRARMVVDLEDEILRGVTFVGPGVGELIHSATVAVAGRVPVGRLWHAVPSYPTLSEVWLRLLEVYRDK
- a CDS encoding histidine phosphatase family protein, which encodes MGELTVIRHGQTEWSLSGRHAGRTDVPLTAAGEAAARALAARLARRRPVAVLSSPLGRAMRTAELAGLTGVKPDPDLLEWDYGGYEGLTAEQIREVRPGWELWRDGVVPGDADHPGEQLSQVAARTDAVLDRIRPLLDDGDVAVVAHGHLARVLAVRWLGLDASAARLLGHPHPGTLGFLATEDGQPCISAWNVP
- a CDS encoding tetratricopeptide repeat protein, which translates into the protein METTYYDHGTPAERWDRAQRFFDAKDYAGAARVLTGLVEEVPEQTGPRLLLARAYYHSAQLSRAEAELRRIVERDPVEQYARLMLGRTLQRQARQEEAERHLRIASALAGGFPQE
- a CDS encoding peptide deformylase, yielding MAPLRDHAPLAERVEELLAAGGPLPIVAAGQPVLRRGTEPYDGQLGPALLARFVEALRVTMHAAPGVGLAAPQVGVALRIAVIEDPAPVPEEVAVARGRVPQPFRVLVNPVYEPAGTARAAFYEGCLSVPGWQAVVARHAEVRLRAEDEQGRAVDEVCTGWPARIVQHETDHLDGTLYLDRAELRSLSTNEAVAALWNRPTPEAAAEALGFELP